One Nothobranchius furzeri strain GRZ-AD unplaced genomic scaffold, NfurGRZ-RIMD1 Scf031, whole genome shotgun sequence genomic window carries:
- the LOC139064475 gene encoding uncharacterized protein has product MKGTKSGKIKSAPLEREAQTEDGSEGCGASAEEEVHGREPKISDLAGILQAHIGRQEAHEVQWEKVIVRQDQRFKDLQHQFSLFQQEFQAQTSAGLLPGEQDHARFSAGLGPADHERPHEYADWDEVEPEPAPRCSKSGDSVSVHPSDKEPRLQKLSEEDDIEHFLITFERIACACRWPRSDWAFHLIPLLTGKARSAYVHMDVDASMDYDHVKAAILQKYEISSETYRLRFRSLQVEPNESPRELFVRLKELYGRWVRPRGKTIDEINETIILEQYFRMLSPELQVWIKERNPRDAAEAVSLADAFVAARRRNQSWAYKAMKKDYTPAPGNTSPTENVGKPCGREKYFPSQTKNLGRKPVCYLCGKEGHTKPVCPQNPAKLSQMYFVPRGNHAPNPMNQLLVETTVEIDGQKVKALIDTGSTQSLVHRR; this is encoded by the exons ATGAAGGGAACCAAATCTGGTAAAATCAAGTCAGCCCCTTTAGAGAGAGAAGCACAGACAGAGGATGGGAGTGAGGGCTGTGGAGCTTCTGCTGAAGAGGAAGTTCATGGCAGAGAGCCAAAAATATCAGACCTGGCTGGCATCCTTCAAGCTCACATTGGACGACAGGAAGCCCATGAGGTACAGTGGGAGAAGGTGATTGTACGCCAGGATCAAAGATTTAAAGATCTTCAACACCAGTTCAGTCTGTTTCAGCAAGAGTTTCAGGCCCAGACCTCTGCTGGCTTGCTACCTGGAGAGCAAGACCACGCCCGCTTCTCTGCAGGTTTGGGGCCTGCAGACCATGAGAGGCCTCATGAGTATGCTGATTGGGATGAGGTGGAACCGGAGCCTGCACCACGCTGTTCAAAATCAGGTGACTCAGTTTCTGTTCATCCTTCCGATAAAGAACCAAGATTGCAAAAGCTAAGTGAAGAGGATGACATTGAGCATTTTCTTATAACTTTTGAAAGAATAGCATGTGCATGTAGATGGCCGAGATCTGACTGGGCATTCCATTTGATTCCACTATTGACGGGTAAAGCCAGAAGTGCTTATGTACATATGGATGTGGATGCATCAATGGACTATGATCATGTTAAAGCTGCTATTTTGCAGAAATATGAAATAAGCAGTGAGACTTATCGTCTGAGGTTCCGTTCTCTTCAAGTTGAACCAAATGAGTCCCCCAGAGAACTCTTTGTGAGACTAAAGGAGCTCTATGGGAGAtgggtcagacccagaggtaagaCCATTGATGAAATTAATGAAACAATAATCCTTGAACAGTATTTCCGAATGCTATCGCCAGAACTCCAAGTTTGGATCAAGGAGCGTAATCCAAGGGACGCAGCAGAGGCAGTTTCTTTGGCAGATGCGTTTGTGGCAGCCCGTCGAAGGAACCAATCATGGGCTTATAAGGCTATGAAAAAGGATTATACCCCTGCGCCAGGTAACACCAGTCCGACAGAGAATGTTGGTAAGCCATGTGGAAGGGAGAAATATTTTCCCAGTCAAACAAAAAATCTGGGGCGGAaacctgtctgttatttgtgtggGAAAGAAGGCCACACAAAACCGGTGTGTCCACAAAATccagctaaactctcccagatgtATTTTGTGCCCAGAGGGAACCATGCCCCAAACCCAATGAACCAGCTGTTGGTGGAGACCACAGTGGAGATAGATGGACAGAAAGTTAAGGCTCTGATTGACACAGGAAGCACCCAGTCACTGGTTCATCGCAG ATGA